A genomic segment from Leptolyngbya boryana PCC 6306 encodes:
- a CDS encoding esterase/lipase family protein: MPLNPVIFVHGITDTFALFDPMTQYLERSGWQTYGLDLIPANGDSHLDLLAKQLAAYIEATIPADQQIDLVGFSMGGLVSRYYVQRLGGISRVQRFITISTPHNGTLAAYLSQRPGCIQMRPNSSFLRDLNQDVQMLDRINFTSIWTPLDGIIVPANSSVLPVGEAIQIKVPLHAWMVTDPRSMTLVAEALRKPLEKASSPLTTY, encoded by the coding sequence ATGCCTCTCAATCCCGTCATTTTCGTTCACGGCATCACCGATACCTTCGCTCTCTTCGACCCGATGACACAGTACCTAGAGCGTTCAGGATGGCAGACTTATGGATTAGACTTGATTCCAGCCAATGGAGATAGCCACCTTGATCTCTTAGCAAAACAACTTGCAGCCTATATCGAAGCCACCATTCCCGCCGATCAACAGATTGATCTCGTTGGCTTTAGCATGGGTGGACTGGTCAGTCGCTATTACGTTCAGCGCTTGGGTGGTATTAGCCGAGTGCAGCGATTTATCACGATTTCTACACCGCACAATGGCACACTTGCAGCCTATCTTTCTCAACGTCCTGGCTGCATACAGATGCGCCCGAATAGCTCTTTTTTGCGTGATTTGAATCAAGATGTGCAAATGCTCGATCGCATTAATTTCACTTCGATTTGGACACCTTTGGATGGCATTATCGTTCCAGCAAATAGCTCTGTTCTTCCCGTTGGAGAAGCGATTCAAATCAAAGTTCCGCTTCATGCGTGGATGGTGACTGATCCACGATCGATGACACTGGTTGCCGAAGCCCTGAGAAAGCCACTTGAGAAAGCCAGTTCACCATTGACAACCTATTGA